A part of Acipenser ruthenus chromosome 12, fAciRut3.2 maternal haplotype, whole genome shotgun sequence genomic DNA contains:
- the LOC117416786 gene encoding extracellular calcium-sensing receptor-like has protein sequence MLFLKVALLALLTRAQEPVCRFLGRPEFPVFSKDGTIIIGGIFSLHNSFVRTTQTFTTIPEPLKCKSLNLREFQFSQTMIFAIEEINNRTDILPDISLGYKIYKNCANIPLSIKAALALLNGPEEEIHYDKSCTKLSSVHAIIGQTASTSTIGTATTIGPFRVPVISHLASCACLSKRNQFPSFFRTVPSDYFQSRALAQLVKHFGWTWVGAIRSDDDYGNSGMATFVQVAQQEGICIEYSEVFSGTDLREKIFRVLEIIQKSTSKVIVAFLPQAEMSVLLREMLLQNVTGLQWIGSESWITAKNLAAEGGYKVLHGAIGFTIKNAVITGLKDFLLNVHPSHYPDNIFLKEFWETVFSCTLTTQDKIENVNPCTGSENLRDVNNQFTDVSELRISNNVYKAVYAIANSLHNLFACKNGHGPFPDKTCPNLMKIEPWQVLHYMKTVNFTTKTGENVFFDDNGDPAARYELVNWQFNKNGKIEFVTVGYYDASLPAGQRFTMDNISIVWANDQDQAPKSVCSESCPPGTRKAVQKGKPVCCFDCIPCAEGEISNQTDSIGCVKCPLEYWSIEKRDQCTLKDIEFLSFGETMGIVLVIFSLAGAFVTTAIAVVFFRFRDTPIVRANNSELSFLLLFSLALCFLCSLTFIGQPSEWSCMLRHTAFGITFVLCISCVLGKTIVVLMAFRSTLPGNNMMKWFGPAQQRLSVFAFTFIQALICTLWLITFPPFPTKNMRSYKDRIILECDLGSAAAFYAVLGYIGFLAAMCFVLAFLARKLPDNFNEAKYITFSMLIFCAVWITFIPSYISSPGKYTVATEIFAILASSFGLLFCIFGPKCYVILLKPEKNTKKHLMGKVQTKSH, from the exons ATGCTATTCCTGAAAGTAGCACTGCTTGCTCTTTTGACAAGGGCACAAGAGCCTGTTTGTAGGTTTCTAGGAAGACCAGAATTTCCAGTTTTTTCAAAGGATGGAACAATAATAATTGGAGGAATCTTTTCCTTGCACAACAGTTTTGTTCGCACCACACAGACCTTCACCACCATTCCTGAACCACTAAAATGCAAAAG CTTAAATTTAAGAGAATTTCAATTTTCTCAAACCATGATATTTGCCatagaagaaataaataacagaacagaTATTCTTCCGGATATTTCCCTGGGCTATAAAATCTATAAAAACTGCGCTAATATACCTCTATCTATAAAAGCAGCACTAGCTTTATTGAATGGGCCGGAAGAAGAAATACACTATGACAAGTCCTGCACCAAACTATCCAGTGTTCATGCTATAATAGGACAGACAGCATCGACCTCAACAATCGGCACAGCAACAACAATAGGACCTTTTCGTGTTCCAGTG ATCAGTCACCTTGCTTCTTGTGCATGTCTGAGCAAAAGAAATCAGTTCCCTTCATTTTTCAGAACTGTACCAAGTGATTATTTTCAGAGCAGAGCCCTGGCACAGCTTGTAAAGCATTTTGGATGGACTTGGGTTGGGGCAATCAGAAGTGATGATGATTATGGAAATTCAGGAATGGCTACATTTGTGCAAGTAGCCCAACAGGAGGGTATTTGCATTGAATACTCCGAGGTCTTTTCTGGAACTGACCTAAGAGAGAAAATATTTAGAGTTCTAGAAATCATTCAAAAGTCCACCTCAAAGGTTATTGTTGCTTTCTTGCCTCAAGCAGAGATGTCAGTTTTGCTACGAGAAATGTTGCTTCAGAATGTTACTGGCTTGCAGTGGATAGGCAGTGAATCTTGGATTACTGCCAAAAACCTTGCAGCAGAGGGAGGTTATAAAGTTCTGCATGGGGCAATTGGATTTACAATAAAAAACGCAGTAATTACAGGTTTGAAGGATTTTTTACTGAATGTCCATCCATCTCATTATCCTGATAACATTTTTTTGAAGGAGTTTTGGGAAACTGTTTTCAGTTGTACACTGACGACACAAGACAAGATTGAAAATGTAAACCCATGTACAGGGTCTGAGAATTTAAGAGATGTGAATAACCAGTTCACCGATGTATCCGAGCTGAGAATTTCCAATAATGTATACAAAGCTGTGTATGCTATAGCAAATTCACTTCACAATCTTTTTGCATGCAAAAATGGACATGGTCCTTTTCCTGATAAAACATGTCCAAACCTCATGAAGATTGAACCATGGCAG GTACTTCATTACATGAAAACAGTTAATTTCACAACCAAAACtggagaaaatgtattttttgatgATAACGGAGATCCAGCAGCAAGATATGaattagtaaactggcagtttaaTAAAAATGGGAAAATTGAATTTGTTACAGTTGGCTATTATGATGCATCTTTACCAGCAGGGCAGCGATTTACAATGGATAACATCAGCATTGTTTGGGCCAATGATCAGGATCAG GCGCCTAAAtcagtgtgcagtgagagctgtccTCCAGGCACTCGGAAGGCTGTTCAGAAAGGAAAGCCTGTTTGTTGCTTTGACTGCATACCATGTGCTGAAGGAGAAATCAGCAATCAGACAG ATTCCATTGGTTGTGTGAAGTGTCCTTTGGAATACTGGTCGATTGAGAAAAGAGATCAGTGCACCTTAAAGGATATTGAATTCTTGTCATTTGGAGAAACCATGGGAATAGTGCTAGTAATATTCTCATTGGCTGGAGCTTTTGTAACCACTGCTATAGCTGTTGTTTTCTTTCGATTCAGAGATACACCTATTGTAAGAGCTAATAACTCTGAGCTCAGTTtccttcttttgttttcattagcaCTGTGTTTCCTTTGTTCACTTACTTTCATTGGCCAGCCCTCTGAGTGGTCCTGTATGTTGCGCCACACTGCCTTTGGGATCACATTTGTCCTGTGCATCTCTTGTGTTCTGGGGAAAACAATAGTTGTGTTAATGGCGTTTAGATCTACACTTCCTGGTAATAATATGATGAAATGGTTTGGGCCCGCCCAGCAGCGGTTAAGTGTTTTTGCATTCACATTCATTCAGGCCTTAATTTGTACTCTTTGGTTAATAACATTCCCTCCTTTTCCAACTAAAAACATGAGATCCTACAAAGACAGGATCATTTTAGAATGCGACCTAGGATCGGCTGCAGCATTTTATGCTGTGTTAGGGTATATTGGGTTTCTTGCTGCCATGTGCTTTGTGCTCGCTTTTCTGGCACGGAAACTGCCAGATAACTTTAATGAagctaaatacattacatttagcatgctcatattctgtgctgtttggatcaCTTTTATCCCATCTTACATCAGTTCACCTGGGAAGTATACTGTAGCTACAGAGATTTTTGCTATTCTGGCTTCTAGTTTTGGCTTGCTTTTCTGTATATTTGGTCCCAAATGCTATGTTATATTACTGAAACCAGAAAAGAATACCAAAAAACATTTGATGGGTAAAGTGCAAACAAAATCACATTGA